DNA from Halanaerobiaceae bacterium ANBcell28:
CTCCAAATCTTATTGATCTATGCTAAAGGCAAAGCTATACTATTCTAATAGACCTAATATAAAACTGCTTACCCTTCCATCTCCTTCACCAGTTTTTGCAGAAAAAAAGCAAAATGGATTATCATAATCCAAACCCAAGGTATGTCTAATTATTTTTTCCTGCTTGGCCCTCTGGGATTTAGAAATTTTATCAACCTTAGTAGCAACTATTAAAGTAGGAAAACCAGCTGCTAAAAGCCATTCAACCATCATCTGGTCATCTTTACTAGGTTTATGCCTTGCATCAACTATCTGTACAACACCCGCTAGATTAGGACGATTATGAAGATAACCATTTATCAATTTACCCCATTCGTCTTTAACTTTTTTCGGTACTTTCGCAAAGCCGTATCCAGGTAAATCAACAAGAAAGAACTTCTCATCTATATTAAAAAAGTTTATACTTTGAGTCCTACCAGGCTGAGCGCTAGTCCTGGCAAGCTTTTTGCGATTTAAAAGTTTATTTATCATAGACGATTTACCAACATTAGACCTTCCTGAAAAAGCAATTTCAAGAAAATTATGCTCTGGATAACCTTTATAATCAAACGCACTTGTTACAAATTGGGGAGATTTAACTTTCATTATTAATTTCACCATCCATTAATATCAATTCTAAAACCTTATCCATATGTTCAACAAAATGAACCTCTATATCTTTTCTTATTTTCTC
Protein-coding regions in this window:
- the yihA gene encoding ribosome biogenesis GTP-binding protein YihA/YsxC, translating into MKVKSPQFVTSAFDYKGYPEHNFLEIAFSGRSNVGKSSMINKLLNRKKLARTSAQPGRTQSINFFNIDEKFFLVDLPGYGFAKVPKKVKDEWGKLINGYLHNRPNLAGVVQIVDARHKPSKDDQMMVEWLLAAGFPTLIVATKVDKISKSQRAKQEKIIRHTLGLDYDNPFCFFSAKTGEGDGRVSSFILGLLE